From the genome of Ictalurus furcatus strain D&B chromosome 4, Billie_1.0, whole genome shotgun sequence, one region includes:
- the selenot1b gene encoding thioredoxin reductase-like selenoprotein T1b: MAARWFSLFVLCVLSLYHCTADNGSVKKMKMHYTAGPLLKFQICISUGYKRVFEEYAQVLNQRYPDIRIEGESYLPQPVYRHLASFLSMLKFAVISLVIVGKDPFALFGIPTPGVWTWGQENKVYACMMVFFFTNMMENQCLSTGAFEISLNDVPVWSKLESGHLPSMQQLLQILENEMKLNAHMDTLPLQRS, translated from the exons ATGGCGGCGCGCTGGTTCTCGCTGTTTGTCCTGTGTGTGCTGTCTCTGTACCACTGCACAGCGGATAACGGCAGTGTTAAAAAGATGAAGATGCACTACACAGCTGGACCTCTGCTCAAGTTCCAGATTTG CATCTCCTGAGGCTACAAGCGGGTGTTTGAGGAGTACGCTCAGGTTCTTAACCAGAGGTATCCAGACATCCGCATAGAAGGGGAGAGCTACCTCCCTCAAcctgtgtacag ACACCTGGCCTCCTTCCTCTCCATGTTGAAGTTCGCTGTAATCAGCCTCGTTATTGTGGGAAAGGATCCGTTCGCGCTGTTCGGAATACCGACTCCTGGAGTCTGGACCTGGGGGCAGGAGAACAAG GTGTACGCCTGTATGATGGTGTTCTTCTTCACGAACATGATGGAGAACCAGTGTTTATCTACAGGAGCCTTTGAGATTTCACTGAATG acgTCCCCGTGTGGTCGAAGCTGGAATCAGGTCATCTTCCCTCCATGCAGCAGCTTCTTCAGATCCTGGAGAATGAGATGAAGCTGAATGCACACATGGACACACTGCCTCTACAGCGCTCCTAA